One part of the Desulfurella sp. genome encodes these proteins:
- a CDS encoding OmpP1/FadL family transporter: GYTVSFSQPLFGIKSSEYFPRDWKDTNTIKFGIEYKPIEMLALRGGFYYDPTPIPSSTFDAQWPDANKYMFTGGVGLNFKRWKIDTDVFYSTTAGNTNISNSKNLNAAYAIPGVLPQQSTDLSAKAHIWGYGLNVTYVF, encoded by the coding sequence GCGGATATACAGTAAGCTTTAGCCAGCCATTATTCGGAATAAAATCAAGTGAGTATTTCCCAAGAGATTGGAAAGATACAAATACAATAAAATTCGGCATTGAGTACAAACCAATTGAAATGCTTGCTTTGCGTGGAGGTTTTTACTATGATCCTACGCCTATTCCTTCTTCTACATTTGATGCCCAGTGGCCTGATGCAAACAAGTACATGTTTACAGGCGGTGTTGGATTAAACTTTAAACGTTGGAAGATTGATACGGATGTATTTTATTCAACAACCGCAGGAAACACAAATATATCTAATTCTAAAAACTTAAATGCTGCATACGCTATACCTGGAGTATTGCCACAGCAATCTACTGATCTTAGCGCTAAAGCTCACATTTGGGGCTATGGCTTAAACGTCACGTATGTGTTTTAA
- a CDS encoding OmpP1/FadL family transporter: protein MKKLSKVALLASLGLLLSVKAFAGNVDTYGIGAKATSLGGAYAAWANDPFALYYNPAGLAQINKPEVTLGFENVKPFLTVNSLSVEPLGVYPTPNPYSPIGVSPGGTSFGSFTDNSATMTIPNFGIALPVSKKLTLGFGVYVPFGLSISWTNSPLNPLSYDSYKSWYYREVFAFGAGYKITDNLFIGGAIDIGTTQSGVERYAFGVPLLTAQQSAKTGLPLTSNAAVKTNLADYHNFSWNLGIMYKPVEWLTLGATYRSMTHTHLSGTAQVQYTNPLTASIANQQLSASTCVDAPDQFQLGVNIKPSDKLRFEVDWLWTRWSVVS from the coding sequence ATGAAAAAGTTGTCTAAAGTTGCTCTACTTGCAAGTCTAGGGTTGTTACTGTCTGTAAAGGCATTTGCTGGTAATGTTGACACGTACGGTATAGGAGCAAAAGCTACTTCTTTGGGTGGTGCATATGCTGCCTGGGCAAATGATCCATTTGCTCTATACTATAACCCAGCTGGTCTTGCCCAGATTAATAAGCCCGAAGTGACACTTGGTTTTGAAAATGTAAAACCGTTTTTAACTGTAAACAGCTTGAGTGTAGAACCTCTTGGTGTATACCCAACGCCAAATCCATATTCTCCAATTGGAGTAAGTCCAGGCGGTACTTCTTTTGGCTCTTTTACAGATAATTCTGCTACAATGACTATACCAAACTTTGGCATTGCTTTGCCTGTCAGTAAAAAATTGACACTGGGCTTTGGTGTATATGTGCCTTTTGGATTATCGATTAGCTGGACAAATAGCCCTTTAAATCCGCTATCTTACGATTCTTATAAATCCTGGTACTACAGGGAAGTTTTTGCTTTTGGCGCAGGTTATAAAATTACAGATAATTTATTTATAGGAGGTGCAATAGACATAGGTACAACGCAAAGTGGCGTTGAACGGTATGCTTTTGGAGTACCGCTTTTAACTGCACAACAAAGTGCAAAAACTGGTTTACCTTTAACAAGCAATGCAGCTGTAAAAACCAATTTAGCCGATTATCATAATTTTTCCTGGAACTTAGGTATCATGTATAAACCTGTAGAGTGGTTAACACTTGGTGCTACATACAGAAGCATGACCCACACGCATTTATCTGGTACTGCGCAAGTACAATACACAAATCCTTTAACAGCAAGCATAGCAAATCAGCAACTTAGCGCTTCTACATGTGTAGATGCACCAGATCAGTTTCAGCTTGGTGTGAATATAAAACCATCTGATAAGTTGCGATTTGAAGTGGATTGGCTGTGGACTAGATGGAGTGTGGTAAGC
- a CDS encoding long-chain fatty acid--CoA ligase — MENWPYKSLPDMLKQNAIAFKDKIAIAYKKGGGITKFTYEDFYKFTLMVSRGLKKLGINPKDKVAILSETRPMWSLADFGIMNIGAIVVPIYHTNTPEQIAYIINHSEARAIFVSDKTQYLKLLEVKDQIPSIEFVIAHDRFLGDKKLSLITFYQVSEISEPLTQNEQKEIESYIDSIDIEDTFTIIYTSGTTAEPKGVELTHKNLISNIYYINKKAKDLINSNDVFLTFLPFSHILGRADSYYLPLAYGSQIAFAESIEKIADNILEFKPTIIVTVPRLLEKIYSKILDSVHHASNFKKNLFHAALTIAKQYIDAKYVNKNLTSNLELKYKIFDKLVFSKVREKLGLVNFKTFVSGGAPLEIEVNKFFWGLGIKVLEGFGLTETSPVLCVNTFDKIKFGSVGTLIENTQVKVAPDGELLFKGPQITKGYYKAPDLNKEAFDEDGFFKTGDIGKVDEEGFIYITDRKKELIVTAGGKNIAPAPIENALKLSKYISNAYVYGDRKPYLVALVTMNIERVLEFAKENHLHYFDIADLSKNQKILDLFKAEIESVNKTLARYETIKKFSILPHDFSIEGGELTPTLKLKRRIIYKKYMDKIECLYTEEGNCFSC; from the coding sequence ATGGAAAACTGGCCATACAAATCATTGCCAGATATGCTAAAACAAAATGCTATTGCTTTCAAAGACAAGATTGCAATAGCATACAAAAAAGGTGGCGGTATAACAAAATTTACTTATGAAGATTTTTACAAGTTTACTTTAATGGTGTCAAGAGGACTAAAAAAATTAGGAATTAATCCAAAAGATAAAGTAGCTATATTATCAGAAACAAGACCTATGTGGTCTTTGGCAGATTTTGGTATTATGAATATTGGTGCTATTGTAGTACCGATATATCATACCAATACACCAGAGCAAATTGCTTACATTATCAACCATTCAGAAGCAAGAGCTATTTTTGTTTCTGATAAAACTCAATATTTGAAATTACTTGAAGTAAAAGACCAGATTCCAAGTATAGAATTTGTCATAGCTCATGATAGATTTTTGGGTGATAAAAAACTATCTCTTATTACTTTTTATCAAGTTTCAGAAATTTCAGAACCGCTCACTCAAAATGAACAAAAAGAAATAGAATCTTATATCGATAGTATAGATATTGAAGATACTTTTACAATTATATATACGTCAGGCACAACTGCTGAGCCAAAAGGTGTTGAGTTAACGCATAAAAACCTTATCTCAAATATCTACTACATTAATAAAAAAGCAAAAGATCTAATAAACTCAAATGATGTATTTTTAACCTTTTTGCCTTTTAGTCATATTCTTGGCAGGGCTGATAGCTATTACTTACCGCTTGCATATGGCTCACAAATTGCATTTGCAGAAAGTATAGAAAAAATTGCCGATAATATTTTGGAGTTTAAACCCACAATAATAGTTACGGTACCAAGACTTTTAGAAAAAATATATTCCAAAATTTTAGATAGCGTCCACCATGCAAGTAATTTCAAAAAAAACCTTTTCCATGCAGCATTAACTATAGCTAAACAGTATATAGATGCAAAATATGTAAATAAAAACCTCACTTCTAATTTGGAATTAAAATATAAGATTTTTGATAAACTTGTATTTTCAAAAGTCAGAGAAAAATTAGGACTTGTTAACTTCAAAACATTTGTTTCTGGTGGTGCACCACTTGAAATAGAAGTTAACAAATTCTTTTGGGGTTTGGGTATTAAAGTGTTAGAAGGATTTGGTTTAACAGAAACCTCACCTGTATTGTGTGTAAATACTTTTGATAAGATAAAATTTGGTTCAGTAGGAACTTTAATAGAAAATACCCAGGTAAAAGTAGCACCGGATGGTGAATTATTGTTTAAAGGGCCACAAATTACAAAAGGCTATTACAAAGCCCCTGATTTAAACAAAGAAGCATTTGACGAAGATGGATTTTTTAAAACTGGTGATATTGGTAAAGTTGATGAAGAAGGCTTTATTTATATTACAGATAGAAAAAAAGAGCTTATAGTTACAGCAGGCGGTAAAAATATTGCGCCAGCTCCTATTGAAAATGCACTTAAGTTATCCAAGTACATTTCAAATGCATATGTCTATGGTGATAGAAAACCGTACCTGGTAGCTTTAGTTACAATGAATATTGAGCGAGTCTTAGAGTTTGCAAAAGAAAATCATCTCCATTATTTTGATATAGCAGACCTTTCAAAAAATCAAAAAATACTTGATCTATTTAAAGCTGAAATTGAATCGGTAAACAAAACATTGGCAAGATACGAAACTATAAAAAAGTTTTCAATTCTACCCCACGATTTTAGTATTGAAGGCGGTGAATTAACACCAACTTTGAAATTAAAGCGAAGAATAATATATAAAAAATACATGGATAAGATTGAATGCTTGTACACAGAAGAGGGCAATTGTTTTAGTTGCTAA
- a CDS encoding 3-hydroxyacyl-CoA dehydrogenase NAD-binding domain-containing protein yields MREINKVAVLGAGVMGSTIAAHLANAGIEVLLLDLPSDDDPNKIAKAGLDAALKAKPAAFYLPDYSSFIKVGNFRDDIPKVKDYDWVIEVVVERMDIKKSLLNQLAPHLNPNNVFSSNTSGLSINEMAETLPENLRKNFLITHFFNPPRYMRLLEIVPSKYTDPKIVKDMAEFISHRLGKGIVYAKDTPNFVANRIGVYSIFNGIKHMLDMGLTVEEADAIAGPATARAKSAAFRTSDLVGTDTMVHVANNTYELLKDDDEREIFRVPEFLNYMVEKKLLGNKTKQGFYKKEKVDGKNVTYYFDYNKKEYVLSQKPKFASIEMTKQIDDKAQALKTLISSNDKAAQYAWKNIRDTIIYAAKRIPEIADDVVNIDNAMKWGFNWELGPFEMLDAIGIKYFVDRCEKESVKFPEWIKEIDRIYKIENGKKYYYDCIGKTYKELELPKTQINLELLKSANKVVEKNSGASLIDLGDGVFCLEFHTKMNAIGAEIITMINKSLVRAQSDGIGLVIANQGKLFSAGANLMLIASLIAEGDFAQISQAVKTFQKASMSIKYAKVPVVAAPFNLTLGGGCEISLHSDAIVAHAETYMGLVEVGVGLIPGGGGTKEMTLRSIEEANLYNADVSAFVFKAFQNIAMAKVSMSADELFQLGYLRRGDSITMNIDNLIYDAKQKVIALSTNYRPQKPKENLSAPGRSVAASIKAQLWNMKMGGYITEYEEYLGGLIANVMTGGDVPAGTLITEEYLLDLEREAFLKACGNKKTLERIQHMLKTGKPLRN; encoded by the coding sequence ATGAGAGAAATTAACAAAGTCGCCGTCCTTGGCGCAGGAGTTATGGGTTCTACGATTGCAGCACATCTGGCAAATGCTGGTATTGAAGTTTTACTTTTAGACTTACCTAGCGACGATGACCCAAATAAAATTGCCAAAGCTGGCTTGGATGCTGCTTTAAAAGCAAAGCCTGCTGCTTTTTATTTGCCAGATTATTCATCTTTTATAAAAGTGGGTAACTTTAGAGATGATATACCAAAAGTTAAGGATTATGATTGGGTTATAGAAGTAGTAGTCGAAAGGATGGATATTAAAAAATCTCTCTTGAATCAACTTGCACCACATTTGAATCCAAATAATGTTTTTTCGAGCAATACAAGTGGCCTTTCAATAAATGAAATGGCAGAAACATTACCAGAAAATTTAAGAAAGAATTTTTTAATTACACATTTTTTTAATCCACCAAGATACATGAGGCTTTTGGAAATTGTACCATCAAAGTATACTGATCCTAAAATTGTAAAAGATATGGCGGAATTTATTTCACACAGGCTTGGTAAAGGTATAGTTTATGCTAAAGACACACCAAATTTTGTTGCCAACAGGATTGGTGTATATTCCATATTTAATGGAATAAAGCACATGCTTGATATGGGATTAACTGTTGAAGAAGCTGATGCAATAGCCGGACCAGCTACGGCAAGGGCAAAAAGTGCTGCATTTAGAACATCTGATTTAGTTGGTACAGATACAATGGTGCATGTTGCAAACAATACTTATGAATTGCTAAAAGATGATGATGAAAGAGAAATTTTCAGGGTTCCAGAGTTTTTAAATTACATGGTTGAAAAAAAACTGCTTGGCAATAAAACAAAACAGGGCTTTTATAAAAAAGAAAAGGTAGACGGCAAAAATGTAACTTATTATTTTGATTACAATAAAAAGGAATACGTTTTATCTCAAAAACCAAAGTTTGCATCAATAGAGATGACAAAGCAAATCGATGATAAAGCTCAAGCTTTAAAAACACTTATATCATCTAATGATAAAGCAGCTCAATATGCATGGAAAAACATACGCGATACAATTATTTATGCAGCCAAGCGTATACCAGAAATTGCTGATGATGTAGTTAATATCGATAATGCCATGAAATGGGGATTCAACTGGGAACTTGGACCATTTGAGATGCTTGATGCAATAGGAATTAAATATTTTGTTGATAGATGCGAAAAAGAATCTGTCAAATTTCCAGAATGGATAAAAGAGATAGATCGAATATATAAAATTGAAAATGGCAAAAAATATTATTATGATTGCATAGGAAAAACTTACAAAGAATTAGAATTGCCAAAAACTCAAATTAACTTAGAGTTACTTAAATCAGCAAACAAAGTCGTAGAAAAAAATTCTGGCGCAAGTTTAATTGATTTAGGCGATGGTGTATTTTGCCTTGAATTTCATACAAAAATGAACGCAATTGGTGCAGAAATTATTACAATGATAAACAAATCACTTGTAAGGGCTCAAAGCGACGGTATAGGTCTTGTTATTGCAAATCAAGGTAAATTGTTTTCAGCTGGTGCTAATTTAATGCTAATTGCAAGTTTGATAGCAGAAGGCGATTTTGCACAAATCTCACAAGCTGTAAAAACATTCCAAAAGGCTTCCATGAGTATCAAATATGCAAAAGTGCCGGTTGTTGCTGCGCCATTTAATTTAACATTGGGTGGCGGTTGCGAGATCAGTCTTCACTCTGATGCCATAGTAGCACACGCAGAAACATACATGGGTCTTGTAGAAGTAGGCGTTGGATTGATACCAGGTGGTGGTGGTACAAAAGAAATGACACTTAGATCAATTGAAGAGGCAAATTTATACAATGCTGATGTTTCTGCATTTGTATTCAAAGCTTTCCAGAATATTGCAATGGCAAAAGTTTCTATGAGTGCAGATGAGTTATTCCAATTAGGTTATTTACGACGTGGCGATTCCATAACAATGAACATTGATAATTTGATTTATGATGCAAAACAAAAAGTTATAGCATTATCCACAAACTATAGACCACAAAAACCCAAAGAAAATTTAAGCGCACCTGGAAGAAGTGTAGCAGCAAGCATCAAGGCACAATTGTGGAACATGAAAATGGGAGGCTACATTACAGAATATGAAGAGTACCTTGGTGGACTTATTGCAAATGTAATGACAGGCGGTGATGTGCCAGCAGGCACATTGATTACTGAAGAATATTTACTTGATTTAGAACGTGAGGCATTTTTAAAAGCTTGCGGTAATAAAAAAACACTGGAGCGTATACAACATATGCTAAAAACCGGTAAACCATTAAGGAATTAA